TCCAAGAGCACCCCGTCCTTGCCGTCGGTGAAGTAGCTGTCCACGGCCAGCCGCACGTTGCCGATCTGCAGCACCTCCGCGCCTGCGTCGCGCAGCTCCTGCACGGCGTTGAGCAGGTCGCTTGCGGTGACCCCGCGGTCCGGGTCGCTGACCACGAGCTCGATGCCGGGGCCGGTCGCCGGCTCGGTGCCCGCGAGGATCGCCAGCGTGTGCTGGCGCTCCTGGGCCGCCTTCCGCGCGGTCTGGCTGTCGTCGCTCTCCAGTGCGGCCTTCTCCTGCTCCAGCCGGGTCACCTCCTTGCGGAGGTCCTCCTGCCGCTTGTTCAGCCGGTCGAGCAGCCCCACCAGCTCGGACTGCCGCAGGCTGGAGAAGGAGGATTCCTGCGAGGTGGACTTGGCCTGCACGGACAGCGCGAAGCCGAGGATCAGGCAGGCCACGGCGATGAGCGCCTGGGTGCGGTTCGCCTGCGGTGCGATCAGCTCCCGCAGCCGCTCCCGCGGGGTCACCTTCCTGGCGTGGGCCCCGCGCCGCTGCCCGCGCGAGGGACGTTCCGCGCTCTCGGACGCCGCCGCGACCTGGTCGGCCGGCTCGTCGTCCTCGTCCTCGGCGGGCTCGTCGCCGTCGGCGGGTTCCTCCTCCTCGGTGAGCTCCTCGTCGCTGGCCGCCGCGTCGTCTTCGGCTGGCTCGTCGTCGTCGCTCGCCGCGTCGTCTTCGGCTGGCTCGTCGTCGCGGGCCGCCGCATCCTGGTCGGCCGGCTCGTCGTCCTCGTCCTCGGCGGGCTCGTCGCCGTCGGCGGGTTCCTTCTCCTCGGTGAGCTCCTCGTCGCTGGCCGCCGCGTCGTCTTCGGCTGGCTCGTCGTCGCGGGCCGCCGCATCCTGGTCGGCCGGCTCGTCGTCCTCGTCCTCGGCGGGCTCGTCGCCGTCGGCGGGCTCGTCGCCGTTGGCCGCGTCCTCCGCGGTGGGCTCGTCGTCGGTCGCCGCGTCGGCTTCGTCCGCCGCTGTCGGCTCGGTGGGCTCGTCGAGGTCGTCAGCGGGCTCGTCGTCGCGGTCGTCGGCCGGACGGTCGGGTCGGTTGCTCATCACTCCCCCTCGGTGAGCTCGACGACATGGGACGGGACCATCGTCACGCCTTCAACAGGCCGCGCCGGATCGCGGCGACGTTGGTGAAGATCCGGATGCCGAGCACGACGATCACACCGGTGGACAGCTGCGCGCCGACCCCCAGCTGGTCGCCGAGGAAGACGATCAACGCGGCGACGAGCACGTTGGAGACGAACGACACCACGAACACCTTGTCGTCGAACAGCCCCTCCAGGATCGACCGGAACGCGCCGAACACCGCGTCGAGCGCCGCGACGATCGCGATCGGGAGGTACGGCTGCAGCCAGCCGGGCACCGTCGGGTGCAGGACGAGCCCGAGCACGATCCCGATGGCCAGCGCGACGACAGCGATCATGGATTGTCCTTACCGCGTGCGTACTGCAGGGTCACGGAAGACGCGGCCGGCAGCCGCATGTCGCGCCGGTCGCTCATCTCGAACCGCATGTCGAAGCTGGTCTGCAGGGTCTTGAAGTAGCTGCCCGCAGGACCTTCGGCGAACGACGCCTGCAAGGAGTTCGGGTCACCGATCGCCCGCACCCGGTACGGGCGGGCGAGCGGGCGGTAGTCCACCAGCACTGCGTCGCCGGCCTCCCTGATGGCCGTCAGCGCGGTCAGCCGTACCCCGTTGATGGCGATCGCCTGGGCGCCCGCCGCCCACAAGCCGTTGACGAGGAGCTGGAGATCGCGGTCCAGCACCCTGCCGCCGACGTCCTGGTCGTCGAGGTCGTCGCCCCTAGCGTCGTCCACGACGACCAGCACACCGTCGCCGTGCACCGCGTTGAACCCGGTGATGTCCTGCAGTCCCTTCAGCTGCTGCACCTGCTGCGCGCCGCGGGTGTCCTTGGCCAGGGCCTGCCGCTGCGCGCGGCCGTACTGCTGCCGGGTCTTGGCGAGCTTCCGCTCGAGGGCGGCCACGTTCGCCGACCGGTCCCGCGCCTCCTGAACCAGGGCGTCGTGGTCGACGGCGGACTTGGGCGCGTCGACGGCGAGCTGGCGCACCCCGGAGGTGGCCAGCAGTGCGCACACCACGAGCAGCGCGAAGAACGCCGTGCGCCTGACGACGCGCACTGACAGCCGCGGGCGCGCGGCGTGCGGCGACCCCACCCGCAGCTTCCTGGCCGCGCGGTAGTCGTCCTCGATCCGCTCCTGGAGCAGGTCGTTGATCATGGACATGGACGCGTCCAGGCGCTTGGCACGCTCGGGCTGCTTGCCCTGGGGTGCCGCCTTGAGACGATCCGATGCCATCGGTCACCCCCGCGACGTCGTCCACTCTGGTCGGCTCTGCATTGTGTCAGTCGCCGGTCACCGGCGCAGCAGCCTCCACGACCTCGGCCCACTCGTCGAGCAGATCCTGTACGGCGTCGTCGTCTGGCGCCTCGGCCAGGATATGGGTGACCGGCTCGGCCGGGTCCGGCAGGATCAGCGCCCACCGGTCGTCACCCTCGATGATGCGCAGGCCGTCGGTGGTGTCCACCGGCCGGTCGCCCGCGGCCTCGAGCACCGTGCGCATGACCTGGCCCTTGCCGGCCCACGGCGTCGGCACCGCGCGGCGGAGCAGGTGCATCTCGGGGATGCGCGCCTCGATCTCGCTGACGGTGATGTCGTCGCGCGCGACCAGGCCGAGCAACCGCACGAACGCCGCGACGCCGTCGATGGACGGGCTCACCGCCGGGATCACGAAGCCGCCCCTGCCGTCCGCACCGAGGATGACGCCGTCCCTGGACGCGGCGGTGAGCGCGGGCGCGCCGGTTGCCGTCCACTCGATGCCGACGCCGTGCGTCTGGCCGATCCGCTCGGCGAGCCTCGTGGTGGTGATCGGCAGCGCGACCTTGCCCTGCCGCACCTCGGCGGCGACCAGGTCGAGGAAGACCAGTAGCGCCCGGTCGTCCGGCACCAGCGAGCCGCGCTCGTCCACCAGGCTGATCCGCTCCCCGACCGGGTCGAAGCGCACCCCGAAGGCCGCACGCGACGACGACACGAGCGTCGCCAGCCGTTCCAGGTCGCGCATCCGGTCCGCGAGCGTCTCCGTCGGCGAGGCCTCGTCGAGACCGCTGCCGACGGTCAGGGCGTCGACGCCGCAGGCGCCGAGCAGCTGCGGCAGCACGATCGACGAGGAGCCGCCCGCGCAGTCGACGACGACCTTCAGCCCGGCCTCCCTGATGCCGGAGGTGTCCACGCACGACAGCAGCTCCTGCACGTAGAGCTCGACCGTGCGGGGCGGGTAGGTGAGGTCGGCGATCTCGCCGGGGAACGCGCGGCGGAACTCCTGCCGGGAGAACAGCCGCTCCAGCTTGCGCTGTGCGGCGGCGGTGAGGTCGGCGCCGTTCTCGTCCAGGAAGATGATGTCGACGCTCTGCGCGTCGCCGGGTGACGTGCGGATGAGGATGCCACCCGACACGTCCCCCCGGGACGTCTCGAACCTGGCCACAGGCACCGGGCTGAGCTCGATGTCGCGCACCTCGATGCCGCCTGCGTTGAGCGCGCTCACCACGGCGCGCTTCAGCGTGCGCGCGGCGCGGGAGTGGTCGCGCGCGACGATGACCGCGTCGCCCTTGCGCAACGTGCTGGCATACGCGCTCGCCAGCCGCACCGCGAGCTCCGGCGTCATCTCCACGTTGATCAGCCCACTGACGCCGCGGGTGCCGAACAGCCCCCGGTGGCCGCGCGACTCCCAGACCACGCTGGTGTTCACCACGGCGCCGGCCTCGATGGTCTTGAACGGGAAGACCTTCACCCCGGACGAGACGTACGCCTCCTCCTCGATGACGCACTCGTCCCCGACGATCGAGCCTTCCTCGATCCGTGCGCTGCGCATCACGTCGGTGTTCTTGCCGATCACGCAACCGCGCAGGTTCGTCTGGCCGCCGATGAACGCGTTGTCCTGCACGATCGCGCGATGCAAGAACGCGCCGTCCTTGACGATCACGTTGCTGCCGAGCACGGTGCCGTCGCGCAGCTCGACGCCGTTCTCCACCTTCGCGTAGTCGCCGATGTAGAGCGGGCCGCGGAGTACGGCGTCCGGGTCCAGCTCGGCGTCCTCACCGACCCACACGCCTGGCGCCATCTCGAAGCCGTCGATCTCGATGCCGGTGCGGCCGGAGAGCACGTCGGCGTGCGCCTTCAGGTAGCTGTCGTGGGTGCCGACGTCCTCCCAGTAGCCGTCCGCGACGTAGCCGAACAGCGGGGCGCCGGCCTCGAGCAGCTTCGGGAAGACGTCGCCGGACCAGTCCACGACCTCGCCGGCGGGCACGTGGTCGAGGATCTCGGGCTCGAGTACGTAGATGCCGGTGTTCACGGTGTCGGAGAACACCTGGCCCCAGCTCGGCTTCTCCAGGAACCGCTGGATCCTGCCCTCGTCGTCGACGATGGTGATGCCGAACTCCAGCGGGTTCGGCACCCGCACCAGGCAGACGGTCGCGAGCGCGCCGTTCTCCTGGTGGAACGCGACCAGCTTCTCCAGGTCGATGTCGGTGAGCGCGTCGCCGGAGACGACGACGAACGTGTCGTCGGTGAGCGCTTCCGCGGCGTTCTTCACGCTGCCCGCGGTGCCGAGCGGCGCCTCCTCGGTCGCGTACTGCAGGGACATGCCGAAGTCCTCGCCGTCGCCGAAGTAGTTCCGGATCAGCGACGCCAGGAACTGCACGGTCACCACCGTCTCGGTGAAGCCGTGCCTGCGGAGCAGCCGCAGGACGTGTTCCATGATCGGCCGGTTGACGACGGGGAGCAGTGGCTTCGGGGTGTTCGCGGTGAGTGGTCGCAGTCGCGTCCCCTCGCCGCCTGCCATCACTACTGCACGCATGTCACCTCCTGTGCTTGGCGACGGTCGAGGCCGATCAGGTCAGGCACCTGCCTCGCTCCGATCCAGTTCCGGCCTACCGGGCCCGCGGCCCTGCCGTTGGTCCCGGATGAGACGCCGGGCCTGCTCGACGTACAGCACCCCGGCCACCCAGTAGAGAGCAATACCCCAAAGAGCGAACGCCCAACCGATGACGTTGGCGTAGATTTCCACGACAGGTACGGCGACGCCGAGGTAAAGGACCGGGAAGGCGTAGAGCACGCAGAGCGTGCCGGCCTTGCCGAGGATGTGTACCTGCAGTGGGCCGTAACCGTGCCTGTAGAGCGCGGGCATCCAGACGGCGACCACGACCTCGCGGAGCGCCAGGACGGCCACCAGCCACCAGGGCACCACGTCACGCAGCATCAGGCCGATGCCGATCGCGAAGATGTACAGCCGGTCGGCCACCGGGTCCAGCATCTGACCGAGCCTGCTGGTCTGGTTCAGGACCCTGGCGAGCCAGCCGTCCAGGTAGTCGGTGACGGACGAGACGGCGAGCACGACGACCGCCCAGCCGTCGCTCTCCGGGCCGAGCACGAGCCAGAGGAACAGCGGCACTCCGAGCAGCCGGAGTCCGGATAGCAGGTTAGGCCAGGTGAGTACCCTCAGCGGTGGCTCACCGTCCACTGCGACCAATGCGCCCCTCCCCTGAACATCTCCTGGCCGGGAACGCTGGCCGGCTTAGCGGCGAGTCCCCAGGCCGGGACGGGCGAGGCCACTCGTCCACCGGTCCCTCGCCGCCCCCTACTGACTCTAACGAGTGACGGGGTGATTGCGCCCGTCCTACCCAGTGGTGTCCCGCCTCCGCCGTCACGAGCTGTCCGCGACCAGTCGCGCCGCGAGAGCACCGAACACCGCTGCCGACACGCGGTCCAGCCAGCAGCGCACCCGGCGGTGCTTGCGGATCAGCTCGGCGGCGGTACCGGCGAGCAACCCGACGGTGCTGTCCACGGTCAGCCCGACCACGATCAGCAGGCCGCCGAGGGCGAGGAACTGGGTCGCGACCGGCCAGCTGCTCGCCCCGGTGGTGACGAACTGCGGCACGAAGGCCAGGTAGAAGATGATCACCTTCGGGTTGGCGACGTTCGTCAGCACCGCCATCGCGTACGTGCGCGCGGCGGACCGCGGCGGCGGCACCGGCTGGTCGTCGGTGACCGCCGCGAGGTGCCGGCGACTGGCCAGCCAGGTGCTCACCGCGAAGTACACGAGCACTGCGGCGCCCGCCCACCTGATGACGTCGAGCGCGGCAGGTGCCGCGGCGATCAGCGCGCTCAGGCCGAACGCGGCCGCGACGGTGTGGACGGCAATGCCCGTCGACACTCCCACCGCACACAGGACGGCCGTACGGCGGCCGCCGACCACCGCGTTGGAGATGATGAAGAGCATGTCCTGGCCGGGCACGATGCTGAGCAGTGCGGCGGCGAGTACGAAACCGATGACCAGATGTGCGTCCACCAGGTCATTGTCTCTCGGCTCGGCCGTCCCCGCACCGGAGTTAGGATGCGGGCGCCGTCCCGTACCTGTCCTGTGATCGGTGAACCACACATGGCCAAGCAGTCCGATACCGTCCGATGGGAGCACAAGGAGCTCACCGTCGGTGAGCTGGCGCACCGCAGTGGCGTCGCGGTCTCTGCGCTGCACTTCTACGAACGCAAGGGCCTGATCAGCAGCCGGCGGACGTCCGGCAACCAGCGTAGGTACCGCAGACACATGCTGCGCAGGATCGCGATGATCCGGGTCGCACAGCGCGTCGGTATCCCGCTGGACGAGATCAAGGTGGCGCTGGCCGAGCTGCCGGACGGGCGCACCCCGAACCGGCAGGACTGGCAGCGGTTGTCGCGGCAGTGGCGGGACCGGCTGGACGAGCGCATCCACCGCCTGGAGCAGCTGCGCGACGAGTTCAGCGGCTGCATCGGCTGCGGCTGCCTGTCCATCGACGCGTGCGGGCTGGCCAACCCACAGGACCAGCTCGCCGAGCACGGTCCGGGCCCGCGGCGGCTGTTGGAGTCGTAGCCGTGCGAGGCTGCTTCCCGCACGCCAGCTCGCCACAGAAAGGCAGGATCCCGTGTCCGCTCAGCTGCGCACCGTCCGTACCCCCAGCGCCGAGGACGTGCGGGCCGCCGCCGACCTGATCGGCGGGCTGCTGCCGCCCACGCCGGTCGTGGGAGCCGACGGCGAGCTGCTGCTGAAGCTGGAGACGTGCCAGCCGACCGGCGCGTTCAAGGTTCGGGGCGCGCTCAACGCGCTGTCCAACCTGCCCGCGGACACCCCGGTCGTCACGGCGTCCGCCGGTAACGCGGGCCTCGGCGTCGCCTACGCCGCCGGCCGGCTGGGCCGCACCGCCACCATCGTGGTGCCGGGGACGGCGGCCGCGCCGAAGGTCGCCGCACTGCGGCGGCTCGGCGCGGAGCTGGTGCAGGTGGGCACGTCGTACGACGAGGCGGAGGCGCGTGCCCTTGAGCTGGTCGACGAGACGGGTGCGTACTACCTGTCGTCGTACAACGATCCGCTGGTGATCGCCGGCCAGGGCACCATCGGACACGAGCTGGACGCGCAGCTGAGCGGGCCGCTTACGGTGGTCTGCGGCCTCGGCGGCGGCGGGCTCGCGAGCGGCCTGGGGCTGTGGGCCTCGACCCGCGCCGACGTGCGCGTGGTGGGTGTGGAGGCGGCCGCGTCGACGGCGATGTCCGCGACCGTCGCGGCCGGGCACGACGTGCAGGTGACCGTCGGTGAGACGCTCGCCGACGGCCTCGAGGGCAACCTGGAGCGGGGCTCGGTGACGGTCGGCCTGGTCGCCGAGCACGTGCACAGCATGGTCACGGTGACCGAGGAGGAGCTGCGGTCGGCGCTGCGCCACCTGGCCACGGAACGCGGCGTGGTCGCCGAGGGGGCGGCCGCCGCACCGGTCGCCGCCGTGCTCGCCGGCAAGGTGCCCGGGCACGGCACCACGGTCGCCGTGGTGTCCGGGCGCAACATCGCGATGCCCGTGTACGCGTCGATCCTCGCCGAGGGCTGAGGCCGCCCGCCGCCGTACGGGCGCGGGCGCGGCTACGTCCTGCGGCGTACCGGTAGTGCCGTCGTCGTACGGACGTGGTCCGGCGGTAGCCGGAGGAGCATCGGTGGTCTCGGACCGGCAGAGGAGACACCGATGGGCATCCAGACCCTCCCGACACCGACGACCACCGCCGTCCTGCGAGACCTGCGGGCCGCGGTGGCCGCGCCCGTGCTCGCCGTCGGCGACGCCGGCTACGACGAGCAGCGGGCCACCTGGGCCGGCGCGATCGACCCGCGCCCGGCGGCCGTCGTGCTCGCGGCGACGGCTGCGGACATCCGGACTGCGGTGCTGGTGGCGCGGACCCACGACCTGCCGTTCGCCGTGCAGTCCACCGGCCACGGCACCTACCTGCCGTGCGACGGCGGCGTGCTGGTGAAGACGGCCGGCATGGACGCGGTGCGGATCGACCCCGCCGCGCGTACCGCTACCGTCGGCCCCGGCGTCCGGTGGAGCGCGGTGATCGCGGCCGCGGAACCGTACGGGCTGGCGCCGGTGTCCGGTACCTCCTCTTCGGTCGGCGTGGCCGGCTACACCCTCGGCGGCGGGATGGGCTGGCTGTCGCGCCGCTTCGGCTTCGCGGGAGACAACGTCGTGCGGGTCGAGCTGGTCACGGCCGACGGCCGGCTGGTGACCGCGAGCGCCGACGAGTACCCCGACCTGTTCTGGGCGGTGCGCGGCGCGGGCGCGAACTTCGGCGTGGTCACCTCGCTGGAGTTCCGGCTGCACCCGGTCTCCCGGGTCTACGCCGGCGCCGCGTACTACCCGCTCGAGCGCGCCGCCGACGTGCTCGACCACTACCGCGGCTGGGCGGCGACGCAGCCTGCGGAGCTGTCCACGTCACTGGTGGTGATGCGGCAGCCGCCCGTCGACGTGCCCGGCCCGGTGCTGGCGATCCGCGGCGCGTACGTCGGCAGCGAGGCGGCCGGCCGGGGCGCGCTTGCGCCGCTGCGGCGGGTCGCCGGCCGCGCGCTGGCGGACACCTTCGTCGAGGGGCCGTACGCGGACGTGGCGAAGATCGGTGGCACGCCGTCGCGCCAGTTCGAGCTGTTCACCTCGCCGCCGGATGTACTCGCCGAGCTGCCGCAGCACTCCGCGGTGGAGGCGGTCGAGGTCAGGTACTGGGGCGGTGCGATGGCGCAGCCGGCAGCGGGCGCGGGCCCCGTCGGGCACCGAGAGGTGCCGTTCTCCGCGACCGTGCACGGCCCGGTGTCCGCGCTAGCGCCGGTGGCGGGCGCGGCGACCGGCGGCTCGTTCCTGAACTTCCTGCACGAAATGTCGCGGACGGCCGACGCGTACACACCCGCCGACTACCGGCGGCTGCGTGCGCTGAAGGCGGTGCACGACCCGGACAACGTGTTCGGGCGTATCCACAACATCCCGCCCGCGGGTCAGGCGACGCGGCTGTAGACGTAGAAGTCGCGCCGTTCGTCGCCGACTGCGCAGCAGCCGCGCGACGTGCAGCTCGTGCGCCGCCCAGTCGCTGGCGGCGGTGAGGGCGGCGCCGGCGACGCCTTGCCCCCGGCTGTACGGCACCGTCCAGTAGCCGAGCTCGGCACGGCCGGCTGCCAGCTCGGCCAGCGGCCTGGTCGTGTCGAGCGTTCTTGCTCAGCGGTCGATCGCGTAGAGCTCACGGTCGGCCCGGTCGTCGGACGGGTACGGCGGCAGCGGCGGGTTCTCCCGGCGCAGGCCACCGCCGGGGTGGTCCCTTCGTGCCTGCCGGGCGGCGAACCACCTCGCGCCGACGACCGCGGCGATGACGCCGAGGACCACCTGGGCGAGCAGGACGAGCAAGACAATGGCGAGGCCGGACATGAGTGCTGTTCCTCTCGGTTGGATCTGTCACGTACAGCCTCGGCTCTGCTATCGTTCACGTCTAGGTTGGCTTTCCGAACGTTCTTGTGAAGCGTGAGCTTAATGATCGATCTGCGTCGCCTCCGCGTGTTGCGGGCCGTCGCGCACTACGGCACGGTCACCGGCGCCGCCAAGGCACTGCACTTCACGCCGTCCGCGGCGTCCCAACAGCTCCGGCAGCTCGGCCGCGAGCTCGGCGTCACGCTGCTCGAGCCGCAGGGCCGGCGGGTGCAGCTGACCGCGGCCGCGCGGAGCCTGCTCGCCCACGCGGACGCGATCGAGGCGCAGTGGGAGCAGGCGGAGATCGACCTGCGCTCCGCCGGTGACGAGCCGGCCGGCCAGCTGCGGGTCGGCGCGTTCCCCACCGCGGTCTCCATGCTGCTCGCGCCCGCGGTGGCCGCCGCGCAGGCCACGCACCCGCGGTTGACGGTGGAGGTCCGCGAGGTGGAGCCCGACGTCGGCTTCGACCAGCTCTTCGAGGGCACCCTCGACCTCGCGATCATCGAGGTGACGACGTCGAACCCGTCCATGGGCGACACCCGCTTCGACCAGCAGCCGCTGCTCGACGACCCGTTCGACCTGGTCGTGAACGCCGAGCACCGCCTCGCCGGGCGCGACGGCATCGCGCTGACCGAAGCGGCCGACGAGCCGTGGATCATGTCGCTGCCGGCGAGCGCCTGCCACGGACAGATCGTCTCCGCATGCACGGCCGCCGGCTTCACCCCGACGATCGCGCACCACGCACTGGAATGGCATGCGATCGCACACCTCGTGGCGTACGGCCTCGGCATAGCGCTGGTGCCCCGCCTGGCGTACCTCGCCCCGCACCTGCCCCTGGTGCGGGTCCCGCTGTGCGGCGACCCCGGCCCGCGCCGCAAGCTCCTCACCTGCACCCGCAGCGGTGCCCGCTCCTCCCCCGCCGTAGCCGCAGTAGCCACCGAGCTGGAACGCGTGGCAAAACTCGCCGGCGACCGCGTCGCCAACACCGCCGCGCCACTGCTCCACTGACCCCAGCCCAACGGCAGGCCGCGTAGGTTGTGGTCGTGAGCGTTGCAGTGGAGCCGTTGCGGCAAGTGACCGACGACGCGGTCGCGGGTCTCGCGCCCTTGTCGAGCCAGCTGTCTTCGACGGTGCACGGGCTCGATCGCGGCAGACTCGTTGGGGCGGCTCTGACGCGCGAAGCGATTGAGCAATGGGTGCTGCGGTTACGGCAGCGCGCTCGGCCTCGTCCTCGCGGCGAAGCTGTGGCCGGACCCTACGCGGTGAGTATCAGAGTGGCCCGCGTTGCCACGGACCGGTGATCGCGAACGTGATGCCGGGGCTCTGCGCGTTGGCGAACAGCCAGTTCCCGTTACGTGGCTCGAACGTCGAGCCACACCACTCCGAGCCGCTGTAGTCGCCGGGCTGCACGGACTTGCCTGGCACGCCGCCGTCGGGGATCACCACCTGATTGAGGGCGAACGGGAAGATCTCGCCGTCGGTGGTCAGTCCGTGCAGGTACTCGCCTTCGTTGCCGTCCTCGCACAGCACGATGCCGCCGCGCGGGCTGACACAGATGTTGTCGGGGTTGTTCAGCACGGCCGCGTCCGGAGACGCGAACAGCACGCGCATCCGCTCGGTCGCCGGGTCGTAGTCGAAGACCTGGCCCTGACCGGTCGGGCCGCCGCTTGTGGACACCACGTACACGCGGTCGTTGCCCCACCACGCGCCCTCAAGCCGCCGGAACACGGCCGCCCCGAGCGACTGTCCCTGCTCGGCCGGCCGTTGCTCGCCGGGAGCGTAGTCCGGGTTGGGGATCGTGACCCACGACGTGGAGTACTCAGTACCCGTCGGGTCTTCGTACGTCGAGTAGGACGATCCGTCCTCGGTCTCGATGACCAGCATCTGCAGCGTCCCGCCCGCGCTCAGGTCGTTGCGCGACTTGGGCAGGTAGCGGTAAAGGCCGGCCGGAGTGTCGTCCTCGGTCAGGTAGACGATGCCGGTGCCGGGGTCGACCGCCACGGCCTCGTGGCTGTACCTGCCCATGCCCTTGATCGGACGCGGGTCACCCGGCTTGTCATACGGCACCTCGAAGACGTACCCGTGCCGGGTGCCGTCGTCCCCGACGACGGTTGTCTCCTCGCAGGTGAGCCAGCTTCCTGACGGTGTGGGCCCGCCGGCGCAGTTACGAATCGTGCCGGAGAGGCTCGCCCAGGACTCGACGAAC
This genomic stretch from Streptosporangiales bacterium harbors:
- a CDS encoding DUF839 domain-containing protein, which codes for MTDTDNATGETRCVAGRRQFLRGSLMTAASLVALGPLEALGARTAGAAPMTKRPNSAGYGPLRPVKDQTTGLELLMLPQGFEYISYGWTGDEMSDGKPTPSAHDGMAAFHRRDGKVALVRNHERGTFDGAFTEPAYNPMAGGGTTNVVFDPRAGKFVESWASLSGTIRNCAGGPTPSGSWLTCEETTVVGDDGTRHGYVFEVPYDKPGDPRPIKGMGRYSHEAVAVDPGTGIVYLTEDDTPAGLYRYLPKSRNDLSAGGTLQMLVIETEDGSSYSTYEDPTGTEYSTSWVTIPNPDYAPGEQRPAEQGQSLGAAVFRRLEGAWWGNDRVYVVSTSGGPTGQGQVFDYDPATERMRVLFASPDAAVLNNPDNICVSPRGGIVLCEDGNEGEYLHGLTTDGEIFPFALNQVVIPDGGVPGKSVQPGDYSGSEWCGSTFEPRNGNWLFANAQSPGITFAITGPWQRGPL